Proteins from a genomic interval of Euleptes europaea isolate rEulEur1 chromosome 18, rEulEur1.hap1, whole genome shotgun sequence:
- the LOC130490301 gene encoding vomeronasal type-2 receptor 26-like → MVVFVVVELVLVPLAMCKVTLLKCPIRDPLPILHKYYKSGDLLIAGIMSQIYVAINPITFENPPSEELFDDLFYFDPSRTYLASMKLLSTQGKFVPNYKSGTQNHPVAIFIGPNWHVCLYAAPILYFYKIPQISYGSAPNMDSKTQSVFFHHTFPNQAHQTMGILRMLLYFRWTWIGVLSLQDENGESFLQDMVPLLSQNGICIDFIEMMPAITFSTELLLKMSEGLERFKYVMGSTAKALVLNGEIETMIILRVFFQLPEIADDPVKPTAKIWIMSAQMDFTSLPLQRDWDISFLHGSISLASHSMELSGFQKFLQEKNLNSEKEDGFIRDFWQQAFLCSFSDSTVEEKDGEICTGEEKLEALPGSVFETTTTANSYSIYNGVYAVVHALHVMQASRLKSTATGHGGRWHHPDQDWWQLHHFLRRVSFNNSAGESISFDQNGEIVTEFDIINWVMFPNQSFLRVKVGKIDSKAPPDKMIAIHDNAIVWPTMFNKVQPLSVCNENCPAGYSKRKKEGKPFCCYDCLACPPGKISNEKDKNECSLCPEGQYPNKDQTLCLPKEISFLSYGEPLGISLAIVALSFAFITALVLWIVIKHRDTPLVKANNRDLTYALLISLLLSFLSALLFIGEPKKVTCLLRQTAFGIIFSVAVSCVLAKTVIVVLAFMATKPGSRVRRWVGKKMSNSIVLACSLVQAAICTVWLVTSPPFPALDMNSMTDKILIECNEGSVTMFYCVLSFLAFLATISFTVAFFARKLPDSFNEAKFITFSMLVFCSVWVSFVPTYLSTKGKSMVAVEIFSILASSAGLLGCIFSPKCYIILLRPELNRRGHLLKTKN, encoded by the exons ATGGTGGTGTTTGTGGTGGTGGAATTAGTACTAGTGCCTCTGGCAATGTGTAAGGTTACACTACTAAAATGCCCCATCAGAGATCCTCTTCCTATCCTTCACAAATACTACAAATCAGGGGACCTCCTCATTGCTGGCATTATGTCCCAAATCTACGTGGCTATCAATCCAATAACATTTGAAAATCCTCCCTCTGAAGAACTCTTCGATGACCTTTT CTATTTCGATCCAAGCAGGACCTATCTGGCATCAATGAAACTTCTCTCCACTCAGGGCAAATTCGTCCCCAACTACAAGTCTGGTACCCAGAATCATCCAGTTGCAATCTTCATAGGACCAAACTGGCACGTCTGTCTCTATGCAGCCCCCATTCTGTACTTctacaagatcccacag ATCTCTTATGGCTCTGCACCAAACATGGACAGCAAAACACAATCTGTTTTCTTTCACCATACGTTCCCAAATCAGGCCCATCAAACTATGGGGATTCTCCGCATGCTGCTGTATTTTAGGTGGACATGGATTGGGGTGCTTTCTCTGCAAGATGAGAATGGAGAAAGCTTTTTACAGGACATGGTTCCTCTGCTATCCCAGAATGGCATCTGCATTGATTTCATAGAAATGATGCCAGCAATAACATTTTCCACTGAACTTCTTCTAAAAATGTCTGAGGGGCTTGAAAGATTCAAATATGTCATGGGAAGCACTGCCAAAGCTCTGGTCCTAAATGGTGAAATTGAGACCATGATAATTTTAAGAGTGTTTTTCCAACTCCCGGAAATTGCGGATGATCCAGTTAAGCCAACAGCTAAAATCTGGATTATGTCCGCTCAGATGGACTTCACTTCCTTACCCTTGCAAAGAGATTGGGACATCAGTTTTCTGCATGGGTCCATATCCTTGGCAAGTCACTCAATGGAACTCTCAGGATTCCAGAAATTTCTTCAGGAGAAAAATCTTAACTCTGAAAAAGAAGATGGCTTCATCAGGGACTTCTGGCAGCAGGCGTTTCTCTGTTCATTCTCTGACTCCACAGTAGAGGAGAAAGATGGAGAAATATGCACTGGAGAGGAGAAGCTGGAGGCTCTTCCTGGATCTGTTTTTGAAACAACCACAACTGCCAACAGCTACAGCATCTATAATGGTGTTTATGCTGTGGTCCATGCTTTGCATGTCATGCAGGCCTCCAGATTGAAATCTACAGCAACTGGACATGGTGGCCGATGGCATCATCCAGATCAAGACTGGTGGCAG CTCCACCACTTTCTGAGACGTGTTTCCTTCAACAACAGCGCTGGGGAAAGCATTTCCTTTGACCAAAATGGAGAAATAGTAACTGAATTTGATATTATCAACTGGGTCATGTTCCCAAACCAGTCGTTTCTTAGAGTCAAAGTTGGAAAGATAGACTCCAAGGCTCCCCCAGACAAAATGATCGCCATTCACGACAACGCCATTGTATGGCCTACTATGTTCAATAAG GTGCAGCCTCTTTCAGTTTGCAATGAGAATTGCCCTGCTGGGTACAgcaagagaaagaaggaggggaagcctttttgctgctatgattgcctTGCATGTCCACCAGGGAAGATTTCAAATGAAAAAG aCAAGAATGAATGTTCTCTGTGTCCTGAAGGACAGTATCCCAACAAGGACCAGACTTTATGCCTGCCAAAAGAGATAAGCTTCTTGTCTTATGGAGAACCTTTGGGGATCAGCTTGGCCATTGTTGCTCTTTCCTTCGCTTTCATCACAGCTTTGGTGCTTTGGATCGTCATCAAGCACCGGGACACCCCcttagtcaaagccaacaaccgggaCCTCACCTACGCtctcctcatctccctcctgctctCCTTCCTTTCTGCTTTGCTGTTCATTGGAGAACCTAAGAAGGTGACCTGTCTCCTTCGACAAACGgcttttggcatcatcttctcagtggctgtttcgTGTGTGTTAGCCAAAACTGTGATTGTGGTTCTGGCTTTCATGGCTACGAAGCCAGGATCCAGAGTGAGGAGATGGGTAGGGAAAAAGATGTCCAATTCCATTGTCCTTGCATGTTCCCTTGTACAAGCTGCTATCTGTACTGTGTGGTTGGTcacatctccccccttcccagctttGGACATGAACTCAATGACTGATAAAATTCTTATTGAGTGTAACGAAGGTTCAGTcaccatgttttactgtgtccTGAGTTTCCTGGCCTTCCTAGCTACCATCAGCTTCACCGTGGCTTTCTTTGCCAGGAAGTTACCTGacagtttcaacgaagccaagttcatcaccttcagcatgttggtcttttgcagtgtttgggtgtccttCGTTCCCACTTACTTGAGCACCAAGGGCAAATCcatggtggctgtggagatcttctccatcttagcctccagtgctggcttactgggctgcatcttttccccaaaatgtTACATCATTTTGCTAAGACCTGAGCTGAACAGAAGAGGACATCTATTAAAGACAAAGAATTAA
- the LOC130490303 gene encoding vomeronasal type-2 receptor 26-like: protein MPDHPSQETRGHLKTWSERLNWCPERNFSLKMVVFVVAELVLVPLAMCKVTLQKCPIRDPLPILHKYYKSGDLLIAGIMSQIYLAINPMTFENPPSEELFDDLFYFDPSRTYLASMKLLSTQGRLIPNYKSGTQNHPVSVIIGPNWYVCLYAAAILYFHKIPQISYGSAPNMDNKKQSVFFHHTFPNQAHQTMGILRMLLHFRWTWIGVILLSDEIGESFLQDMLPLLSQNGICIDFIEMMPAITFSNELDNTMAEGVETYKVIMGSTAKVLVLHGEIQTMLILRVFLQLPELEDIPINATGKIWILTAQMDFTSLPSHRNWDISFIHGAISLASHSVELSGFQKFLQEKNLNSEKEDGFIRDFWQQAFLCSFSDSTVEEKDGEICTGEEKLEDLPPSVFETTTTANSYSIYNGVYAVAHALQAMQSSRLKSTATGHGGQWNHPDQEWWQLHHFLRNVSFNNSAGESISFDQNGEIVTEFDIVNWVTFPNQSFLRVKVGKTDSKAPRDKMITIHDNTIVWPTMFNQVQPLSVCNEKCPAGYSKRKKEGKPFCCYDCFACPPGKISNELDMNKCSQCPEGQYPNKDQTLCLPKEISFLSYGEPLGMSLATVALSFSFITALVLRIFVKHQDTPIVKANNRDLTYTLLISLLLSFLSALLFIGQPEKVTCLLRQTAFGIIFSEAVSCVLAKTVIVVLAFMATKPGSRMRTWVGKKMSISIVLSCSLLQATICTVWLATSPPFPAFDMHSMTDKILIECNEGSVTMFYCVLSFLGFLAIISFTMAFFARKLPDSFNEAKFITFSMLVFCSVWVSFVPTYLSTKGKSMVAVEIFSILASSAGLLGCIFSPKCYIILLRPELNKRGHLIKTKN from the exons ATGCCTGATCATCCAAGTCAGGAGACTCGGGGTCACTTGAAGACATGGTCTGAGCGACTGAACTGGTGTCCTGAAAGAAATTTTTCACTCAAGATGGTGGTGTTTGTGGTGGCGGAATTAGTGCTAGTGCCTCTAGCAATGTGTAAGGTTACACTACAAAAATGCCCCATCAGAGATCCTCTTCCTATCCTTCACAAATACTACAAATCAGGGGACCTCCTCATTGCTGGCATTATGTCCCAAATCTACCTGGCTATCAATCCAATGACATTTGAAAATCCTCCCTCTGAGGAACTGTTCGATGACCTTTT CTATTTCGATCCAAGTAGGACCTATCTGGCCTCAATGAAACTTCTCTCCACTCAGGGCAGACTCATCCCCAACTACAAGTCTGGTACGCAGAACCATCCAGTCTCAGTCATCATAGGCCCAAACTGGTATGTCTGTCTCTATGCGGCAGCCATTCTGTACTTCCACAAGATCCCGCAG ATCTCTTATGGCTCTGCACCAAACATGGACAATAAAAAACAATCAGTTTTCTTTCACCATACATTCCCAAATCAGGCCCATCAAACTATGGGGATTCTCCGCATGCTGCTGCATTTCAGGTGGACATGGATCGGAGTGATTTTGCTGAGTGATGAGATTGGAGAAAGCTTTTTACAGGACATGCTTCCTCTGCTATCCCAGAATGGTATCTGCATTGACTTCATAGAAATGATGCCAGCAATAACATTTTCCAACGAACTTGATAATACAATGGCTGAGGGGGTTGAAACGTACAAAGTTATCATGGGAAGCACCGCCAAAGTTTTGGTCCTACATGGTGAAATTCAAACCATGCTAATTTTAAGAGTGTTTCTCCAACTCCCAGAACTTGAGGATATACCAATAAATGCAACaggtaaaatatggattttgaCAGCTCAGATGGACTTCACCTCACTTCCCAGTCACAGAAATTGGGACATCAGTTTTATCCACGGGGCCATATCTTTGGCAAGTCACTCAGTGGAACTCTCAGGATTCCAGAAATTTCTTCAGGAGAAAAATCTTAACTCTGAAAAAGAAGATGGCTTCATCAGGGACTTCTGGCAGCAGGCGTTTCTCTGTTCATTTTCCGACTCCACAGTAGAGGAGAAAGATGGAGAAATATGCACTGGAGAGGAGAAGTTGGAGGATCTTCCTCCATCTGTTTTTGAAACAACAACTACTGCCAACAGCTACAGCATCTATAATGGTGTTTATGCTGTGGCCCATGCTTTGCAGGCCATGCAGTCCTCCAGATTGAAATCTACAGCAACAGGACATGGTGGCCAATGGAATCATCCAGATCAAGAGTGGTGGCAG CTCCACCACTTTCTGAGAAATGTTTCCTTCAACAACAGCGCTGGGGAAAGCATTTCTTTTGACCAAAATGGGGAAATAGTAACTGAATTTGATATTGTCAACTGGGTGACGTTCCCAAACCAATCCTTTCTTAGAGTCAAAGTTGGAAAGACAGACTCAAAGGCTCCCCGAGACAAAATGATCACCATTCATGACAACACCATTGTATGGCCAACTATGTTCAATCAG GTGCAGCCTCTTTCTGTTTGCAATGAGAAATGTCCTGCTGGTTATAgcaagagaaagaaggagggaaagcctttttgctgctatgattgctTTGCATGTCCACCAGGGAAGATTTCAAATGAATTAG acatgaATAAATGTTCTCAGTGTCCTGAAGGACAGTATCCCAACAAGGACCAGACTTTATGCCTGCCAAAAGAGATAAGCTTCTTGTCTTATGGAGAACCTTTGGGGATGAGCTTGGCCACTGTtgctctttccttctctttcatcACAGCTTTGGTGCTCAGGATCTTTGTTAAGCACCAGGACACtcccatagtcaaagccaacaaccgggaCCTCACCTACACActcctcatctccctcctgctctccttcctttctgctttgctgttcattggccagcctgagaagGTGACCTGTCTCCTTCGACAAACGGCTTTTGGCATAATCTTCTCAGAGGCTGTTTCTTGTGTATTAGCCAAAACTGTGATTGTGGTTCTGGCTTTCATGGCCACAAAGCCAGGATCCAGAATGAGGACATGGGTAGGGAAAAAGATGTCCATTTCTATTGTCCTTTCATGTTCTCTTTTACAAGCTACTATCTGTACTGTGTGGTTGGCaacatctccccccttcccagctttCGACATGCACTCAATGACTGATAAAATCCTTATTGAGTGTAATGAAGGGTCAGTcaccatgttttactgtgtccTGAGCTTTCTAGGCTTCCTGGCCATCATCAGCTTCACCATGGCTTTCTTCGCCAGGAAGCTACCcgacagtttcaatgaagccaagttcattaccttcagcatgttggtcttttgcagtgtttgggtgtcctttgtTCCCACCTACTTGAGCACCAAGGGCAAATCcatggtggctgtggagatcttctccatcttagcCTCCAGTGCCGGATTACTAGGctgcatcttttccccaaaatgtTACATCATTTTGCTAAGACCTGAGCTGAATAAAAGAGGGCATCtaataaaaacaaagaattaa